One region of Streptomyces capillispiralis genomic DNA includes:
- a CDS encoding roadblock/LC7 domain-containing protein: MSQAAQNLNWLITNFVDNTPGVSHTVVVSADGLLLALSEGFPRDRADQLAAVASGLTSLTAGASRIFEGGNVAQTVVEMERGFLFLMSVSDGSSLAVLAHPECDIGLVGYEMALLVDRAGAVLTPDLRAELQGSLLH, translated from the coding sequence ATGAGCCAGGCGGCACAGAACCTCAACTGGTTGATCACCAACTTCGTGGACAACACCCCCGGGGTGTCCCACACCGTCGTCGTGTCCGCCGACGGTCTCCTCCTGGCGCTCTCCGAGGGCTTCCCGCGCGACCGCGCGGACCAGCTCGCGGCCGTCGCCTCGGGACTGACCTCCCTGACGGCCGGCGCCTCCCGGATCTTCGAAGGCGGCAACGTCGCCCAGACGGTCGTGGAGATGGAACGAGGGTTCCTGTTCCTCATGTCCGTGTCCGACGGTTCGTCCCTGGCGGTTCTCGCGCATCCCGAGTGCGACATCGGCCTCGTCGGCTACGAAATGGCGCTGCTGGTCGACCGCGCGGGGGCGGTCCTCACCCCGGACCTGCGCGCTGAACTCCAAGGAAGTCTGCTCCACTGA
- a CDS encoding DUF742 domain-containing protein gives MTPPTASHDPYAEPYEDEGDQPLVRPYAMTGGRTRPRYQLAIEALISTTADPAALMGLLPEHQRICHLCREVKSVAEVSALLNMPLGVARILVADLAEAGLVAVHQPGGDETTGAPDVTLLERVLSGLRKL, from the coding sequence ATGACCCCGCCCACCGCCTCTCATGATCCGTACGCGGAGCCGTACGAGGACGAGGGCGACCAGCCACTGGTCCGTCCCTATGCGATGACCGGTGGCCGGACCAGGCCGCGCTATCAGCTGGCCATCGAGGCACTGATCAGTACGACGGCCGACCCGGCAGCGCTCATGGGGCTCCTCCCGGAGCACCAGCGCATCTGCCACCTGTGCCGTGAGGTGAAGTCGGTCGCCGAGGTATCGGCACTGCTCAACATGCCCCTGGGTGTAGCCCGCATCCTGGTGGCCGACCTGGCGGAGGCGGGACTCGTCGCCGTGCACCAGCCGGGCGGCGACGAGACGACCGGCGCCCCCGATGTGACACTGCTCGAAAGGGTGCTCAGTGGACTTCGCAAGCTCTAG
- a CDS encoding GTP-binding protein: MDFASSSGGTVSDSRATTSAKIVVAGGFGVGKTTFVGAVSEINPLRTEAVMTSASAGIDDLTHTGDKTTTTVAMDFGRITLDQDLILYLFGTPGQDRFWFMWDDLVRGAIGAVVLVDTRRLADCFPAVDYFENSGLPFVVALNGFDGQQPYNPEEVREALQIGPDTPIITTDARHRADAKSALITLVEHALMARLR; the protein is encoded by the coding sequence GTGGACTTCGCAAGCTCTAGCGGCGGGACGGTCTCCGACAGCCGTGCCACCACGTCCGCGAAGATCGTGGTGGCGGGCGGCTTCGGCGTGGGCAAGACCACGTTCGTCGGCGCCGTCTCGGAGATCAACCCGCTGCGCACGGAGGCCGTCATGACGTCCGCCTCGGCGGGCATCGACGACCTCACCCACACCGGGGACAAGACCACCACCACGGTGGCCATGGACTTCGGCCGCATCACCCTGGACCAGGACCTGATCCTGTACCTGTTCGGCACCCCCGGCCAGGACCGCTTCTGGTTCATGTGGGACGACCTGGTCCGCGGCGCCATCGGCGCCGTCGTCCTCGTCGACACCCGCCGTCTCGCCGACTGCTTCCCGGCGGTCGACTACTTCGAGAACAGCGGACTGCCGTTCGTGGTGGCCCTCAACGGCTTCGACGGCCAGCAGCCGTACAACCCGGAGGAGGTGCGCGAGGCGCTGCAGATCGGACCGGACACCCCGATCATCACCACCGACGCCCGGCACCGCGCGGATGCGAAGAGTGCGCTGATCACCCTGGTCGAGCATGCTCTGATGGCGCGCCTGCGGTAG